One genomic window of Sporosarcina sp. FSL K6-3457 includes the following:
- a CDS encoding ATP-binding protein, producing the protein MKCKKEKVMKHISFLLNDASKPGVVFDLEGTLLYVNNTFHEEFGVEGTGNIKQFIVESSTDIWDEIISCVHESEQKIVDMNIRIDQDRIQAVKVRLMYFDDVHQIIALFDVLHHKDNLAERTYIHAFRNSDSFMAIVDLEGTIHDVNEMHTEFFNVPKDYFVGKDASVIIKLFQEDTDSLIAYKKDIDIYGYAEETKRYERSVEDVRYYHISTFFDSETKTYLIRMDDRTEKMILEERLARSGSLSTVGELAASIAHEIRNPMTTLKGFVQLLKLSANDDALKYLAVIDDEIARMESILSEMLILSKPGLDKKTVFSLELLVADMVQVMYPKALLENITIEQKETDAQSTLINANANKIKQVLLNIFKNAFEAMSSGGTLTTSIELKEAEQLVLRISDTGKGMNANQINRVFMPFFTCKPEGTGLGLPFVLKTIEEHGGSVLVESEVDKGTTFIVTFPLVIAHISGLVLDEKKLLSS; encoded by the coding sequence TTGAAATGTAAAAAGGAAAAGGTAATGAAACATATCTCTTTTTTATTGAATGATGCAAGTAAACCGGGCGTAGTTTTTGACCTTGAAGGAACATTATTATATGTGAATAATACATTCCATGAAGAATTTGGTGTAGAAGGGACAGGGAATATTAAACAATTCATTGTCGAATCCTCTACTGATATATGGGATGAAATCATAAGTTGTGTACATGAATCCGAGCAAAAAATAGTGGATATGAATATTCGGATAGACCAAGATAGAATACAGGCTGTTAAAGTACGTCTTATGTATTTTGACGATGTTCATCAAATTATCGCGTTATTTGATGTTTTGCATCACAAGGATAATCTAGCAGAAAGAACTTATATACACGCATTTCGTAACTCGGATAGTTTCATGGCTATTGTCGATCTAGAAGGAACTATACACGATGTCAATGAGATGCATACTGAATTTTTTAATGTACCAAAAGATTACTTTGTTGGCAAGGATGCTAGTGTAATTATAAAGCTTTTTCAAGAAGATACTGACTCACTAATTGCTTACAAGAAAGATATAGATATATACGGTTACGCAGAAGAAACGAAAAGGTATGAGCGCTCAGTTGAAGATGTGAGATATTATCATATCTCAACCTTTTTCGATAGTGAGACGAAAACGTATTTGATTCGCATGGATGATCGGACTGAGAAAATGATTCTTGAGGAACGTTTGGCCCGTTCTGGCTCATTATCAACGGTAGGTGAATTGGCAGCGAGTATTGCACACGAAATTAGAAATCCGATGACGACGTTAAAAGGGTTTGTTCAATTGTTGAAGCTATCTGCCAATGATGATGCGCTAAAATACCTTGCTGTGATTGATGATGAAATAGCGAGAATGGAATCGATATTGAGTGAGATGCTCATTCTGTCCAAACCTGGTTTGGATAAAAAGACGGTATTTTCACTGGAATTATTAGTGGCTGATATGGTTCAGGTGATGTATCCAAAAGCATTGTTGGAAAATATCACAATCGAACAAAAAGAAACTGACGCGCAAAGTACCTTGATTAATGCCAATGCTAATAAAATCAAACAAGTGCTACTGAACATATTCAAAAATGCGTTTGAAGCGATGTCTTCAGGCGGCACCCTTACAACCTCTATCGAACTGAAGGAAGCGGAGCAACTTGTTTTGCGTATTTCTGATACAGGTAAAGGAATGAATGCAAATCAAATAAATCGAGTATTTATGCCGTTCTTTACGTGTAAACCAGAAGGAACGGGGTTAGGGCTACCATTTGTTCTGAAAACAATTGAAGAACATGGTGGCTCCGTTTTAGTTGAAAGCGAAGTTGATAAAGGTACGACCTTCATAGTAACATTTCCACTGGTAATTGCCCATATTTCGGGTTTAGTGCTTGATGAGAAAAAGTTATTATCATCGTGA
- a CDS encoding MarR family winged helix-turn-helix transcriptional regulator — protein MSKDTERALKLFIVLSRASKVILEEAHIPSNKYGLNPTEFAVLELLYHKGRQPIQKIGQKILLGSGSMTYVVDKLEKRGLLERVFCAEDKRITYMSITPEGVDLMTSIFPEHAENIESIMGSLTVEEQEIAISLIRKLGLSVKNLS, from the coding sequence ATGAGCAAAGATACAGAACGAGCATTAAAGTTATTTATTGTCCTTTCGAGGGCAAGTAAGGTGATTTTAGAGGAAGCACATATACCAAGTAACAAATACGGACTTAATCCGACTGAATTCGCTGTCCTTGAACTACTTTATCATAAAGGAAGACAACCTATTCAGAAAATCGGTCAAAAGATATTACTGGGAAGTGGGTCAATGACCTACGTTGTTGATAAGCTTGAAAAGCGAGGATTATTAGAACGTGTTTTTTGTGCAGAAGATAAGAGGATTACCTATATGTCGATTACACCTGAAGGAGTCGATTTAATGACGTCAATCTTCCCGGAGCATGCAGAAAATATCGAATCTATTATGGGTTCTTTGACAGTGGAAGAGCAAGAAATAGCTATTAGTTTAATCCGAAAGCTAGGCTTGTCCGTAAAAAATCTATCTTGA
- a CDS encoding YkvS family protein, whose protein sequence is MLIAAVGNIIEFKDGLQGIVEKVNENSVIVDLTYMENFEELGLEEKTVINHKRYTIIHGEGQIKE, encoded by the coding sequence ATGTTAATCGCAGCAGTTGGAAATATTATTGAATTCAAAGATGGACTACAAGGGATTGTGGAAAAAGTAAATGAGAACTCAGTCATTGTAGACCTTACATATATGGAAAACTTTGAGGAGCTCGGACTTGAAGAAAAAACCGTCATTAACCACAAACGCTACACAATCATCCATGGTGAAGGTCAAATCAAGGAATGA
- a CDS encoding aspartyl-phosphate phosphatase Spo0E family protein — translation MERSLEEEIELMREAMMDAADKDGLTADETIEFSRKLDSLINQFDKRRDFY, via the coding sequence TTGGAGCGGAGCTTAGAAGAGGAAATTGAACTAATGCGTGAAGCCATGATGGATGCAGCGGATAAGGATGGACTAACCGCCGATGAAACAATAGAGTTCAGTAGAAAACTCGACAGCCTCATCAACCAGTTTGATAAGCGAAGGGACTTCTATTGA
- a CDS encoding NAD(P)-dependent oxidoreductase encodes MKNGKVAFIGTGVMGASIVKHLLQAEYEVAVYTRTKVKAEPLVEAGAVWAETVGEVVTGADLIFTMVGYPTDVEEVYFGEGGIFANGKAGQVVIDMTTSSPALAKQIAEQAAMLKMASIDAPVSGGDVGAKNGTLSIMCGGEEQVFDKILPVLSVFGKQIVYQGVAGAGQHTKMCNQIAIATNMIGVCEALAYAEHAGLEAETVLASISSGAAGSWSLSNLAPRMLQGDFEPGFYVKHFFKDINIALREAEAMQLALPGLQLARDMYDKLVLQGYSDKGTQALYKSYS; translated from the coding sequence TTGAAGAATGGTAAAGTTGCTTTTATTGGTACGGGCGTTATGGGAGCTAGTATTGTTAAACATTTGCTGCAGGCGGAATACGAAGTGGCTGTTTATACTAGAACAAAAGTAAAAGCGGAGCCGCTTGTTGAGGCAGGCGCTGTTTGGGCGGAAACTGTGGGGGAAGTAGTGACGGGGGCAGACCTTATATTTACAATGGTTGGGTATCCGACAGATGTTGAAGAGGTTTACTTTGGTGAGGGAGGCATTTTTGCGAATGGTAAAGCAGGTCAGGTTGTTATCGATATGACAACGTCAAGTCCTGCACTTGCGAAGCAGATTGCTGAACAGGCTGCTATGCTGAAAATGGCATCCATTGATGCACCTGTATCAGGCGGGGATGTTGGCGCGAAGAATGGGACACTGTCAATTATGTGTGGGGGAGAAGAGCAGGTATTCGACAAAATTCTACCTGTGTTATCTGTCTTTGGGAAACAGATTGTTTACCAAGGTGTGGCAGGAGCTGGACAACATACGAAAATGTGTAACCAGATTGCAATTGCGACCAATATGATTGGTGTCTGTGAAGCGCTTGCTTATGCAGAACATGCAGGGCTTGAGGCTGAAACAGTATTAGCGTCTATTTCATCGGGGGCGGCGGGTTCTTGGTCATTATCCAATTTGGCGCCTCGCATGTTACAGGGAGATTTTGAACCAGGATTTTATGTGAAACATTTTTTTAAGGATATAAATATTGCGTTGAGAGAAGCGGAGGCTATGCAATTAGCGCTTCCAGGCCTTCAGCTTGCACGGGATATGTACGATAAGCTCGTACTACAAGGCTACAGCGACAAAGGGACACAGGCGCTTTATAAAAGTTATAGCTAA
- a CDS encoding YkyB family protein has protein sequence MKNDQSTRQLAIAIYTVNRHAKTAPDNKQLYSLKKMAIDKLLHSGNAEKIGLHFVDNPKFSKQHSTVLVRCDDFLFHTIPEKEDFNTLPHLGQQDPTTRNPQERMSLKTARELLSTYVDPPRPITVVKQKAKVVPKKSIHTIQNSQNFRSSYLDGK, from the coding sequence TTGAAAAATGATCAATCTACTCGCCAATTAGCCATTGCCATTTACACAGTAAATCGACATGCTAAAACAGCCCCAGACAACAAACAACTTTATTCGCTAAAAAAAATGGCTATCGACAAACTTCTTCATTCAGGCAATGCCGAAAAAATCGGATTACATTTTGTCGACAATCCAAAGTTCAGCAAGCAGCATTCCACTGTACTCGTCCGTTGTGACGATTTCCTCTTCCATACAATCCCGGAAAAAGAAGACTTCAACACACTTCCACACCTCGGCCAACAAGATCCGACTACTCGTAACCCACAAGAACGTATGAGCCTAAAAACGGCACGTGAGCTTCTTTCCACTTATGTCGATCCCCCTCGCCCGATAACAGTGGTGAAGCAAAAAGCAAAAGTCGTACCGAAAAAATCCATTCATACGATACAAAACAGCCAAAACTTCCGTTCCTCATATTTGGATGGGAAATGA
- a CDS encoding sensor domain-containing protein: protein MGHIAVKGLFEKIIESYIFEHSFNMFIIIGKNNQNDFDVLYANSLAIQCFSEEINQSASCFFGDFWKPINRKLRKLPSNSTYKTEVNVIKNKERILYEIDLQHRTVDSGNEFVCIGLRERMDIFADRESLTMLEHKYTSVIDHNLDPIITINKKLKIINANRAVHEVFGYRFKELSDRSILNLIGDDEAEDFQLFFLQALSGESIEMEGSTLFHKGGCLLPTYLKAIPVVIDGVVEEIHMIFRDTSVHQANDEKLQFLSYHDQLTGLWNRRAMNEHFDEDATSALKNKERLSVIHVGIDRFKLINESLGQNGGDEILKMVAERLKMICPASARLYRNSSDEFIISMKNHSVSKTENFSQKILNDFGKPFYYNHQEYFISASIGISVYPEDGKTLEALLRKSEQALTYVKDRGRAHYRFYGVEMNSVFPDEVLMESHLRRAIELDELAIHYQPQVDLKTGHIGSFEALLRWNNRKFGFVSPAHFIPIAEESGLIHGIGDWVLDQVCSQLKEWQNKGFKPVRIAVNISPKQFRMENFVDKLKKKIIRYGIIPCSLEVEITESALTNRDETLAILNELKKIGIFISVDDFGTGYSSLSYLKQYPIDIIKIDRSFIKDIETDPKNEAIAKTIINLAHNLGMEVIAEGVEKDLQASILLGANCQKAQGFLYSKAIPVEELVERYFVYSV, encoded by the coding sequence ATGGGACACATTGCGGTAAAAGGTCTTTTTGAAAAAATTATTGAGTCCTATATTTTTGAACATTCTTTCAATATGTTCATCATTATTGGCAAAAACAATCAGAATGATTTCGATGTTCTTTATGCTAATTCATTGGCGATCCAGTGCTTTTCAGAAGAAATAAATCAATCAGCATCCTGTTTTTTCGGAGACTTTTGGAAACCTATTAACCGTAAACTAAGAAAGTTACCATCGAATTCTACATACAAAACAGAAGTTAACGTGATAAAAAATAAAGAACGTATATTATACGAAATTGATTTGCAGCACCGTACAGTTGACTCTGGAAATGAGTTTGTCTGCATTGGATTACGTGAACGAATGGATATTTTTGCAGATAGGGAAAGTCTAACAATGTTAGAACATAAATATACATCAGTGATCGATCATAATTTGGATCCGATTATTACAATCAATAAGAAGTTAAAAATTATCAACGCAAATCGGGCAGTTCATGAAGTATTTGGTTACCGATTTAAGGAACTTTCCGATCGTTCCATTTTAAATCTTATTGGGGATGATGAAGCTGAAGATTTCCAATTGTTTTTTCTTCAGGCATTAAGTGGTGAATCCATTGAGATGGAGGGATCAACTCTATTCCATAAAGGCGGTTGCTTATTACCGACCTATTTAAAAGCAATCCCTGTTGTTATTGATGGAGTTGTTGAAGAAATTCATATGATATTCCGGGATACATCTGTTCATCAAGCAAATGATGAGAAACTTCAATTTCTATCTTATCATGACCAGTTAACAGGTTTGTGGAATCGCAGGGCAATGAATGAGCATTTTGACGAAGATGCTACTAGTGCATTAAAGAACAAAGAAAGATTGTCTGTTATACATGTGGGCATTGATCGTTTTAAGCTGATTAATGAATCGCTTGGTCAAAACGGTGGAGATGAAATTTTAAAGATGGTTGCGGAGCGGTTGAAAATGATCTGCCCTGCATCAGCAAGACTTTATCGTAACAGCAGTGATGAATTTATCATTTCAATGAAAAATCATTCTGTTTCAAAAACAGAAAACTTCTCACAAAAGATACTAAATGATTTTGGGAAACCATTTTATTACAATCATCAGGAGTATTTTATTTCTGCGTCAATTGGAATTTCAGTGTATCCGGAGGATGGGAAAACACTGGAGGCGCTGCTACGGAAATCGGAACAGGCTTTAACCTATGTCAAGGATCGTGGACGTGCGCATTATCGTTTCTATGGTGTGGAGATGAATTCAGTATTCCCTGATGAAGTACTCATGGAATCACATTTACGTCGAGCTATTGAGTTAGATGAGCTGGCTATTCACTATCAACCACAGGTTGATTTGAAAACGGGACATATTGGCAGCTTTGAAGCGCTCCTTCGCTGGAACAATCGTAAATTTGGTTTTGTGTCTCCAGCGCATTTTATCCCAATTGCTGAAGAGTCTGGTCTTATTCATGGAATTGGGGATTGGGTGCTGGACCAAGTGTGTAGCCAGTTGAAAGAATGGCAGAACAAAGGGTTTAAGCCAGTCAGAATTGCAGTGAATATTTCTCCAAAACAATTTAGGATGGAAAACTTTGTAGATAAACTGAAAAAGAAAATTATAAGATATGGTATTATCCCTTGTTCATTGGAAGTGGAAATCACGGAAAGTGCTTTAACAAACAGGGATGAGACATTGGCGATTTTGAATGAGTTGAAAAAAATCGGTATCTTTATTTCAGTAGATGATTTTGGGACAGGGTATTCTTCACTAAGTTATTTAAAGCAATATCCGATTGACATTATTAAAATTGACCGCTCATTTATTAAAGATATTGAAACTGATCCGAAGAATGAAGCAATTGCCAAGACGATCATTAACTTAGCCCATAATCTTGGGATGGAAGTTATTGCGGAAGGTGTCGAAAAGGACTTGCAGGCAAGTATTTTGCTAGGGGCAAACTGTCAAAAAGCGCAAGGGTTTTTATACAGTAAGGCAATCCCAGTAGAGGAGCTTGTTGAAAGATATTTTGTTTATAGTGTGTAA
- the fadH gene encoding 2,4-dienoyl-CoA reductase, with protein sequence MFNEKVIIVTGGSNGMGKYMAKKFAAEGAQVIITGRDLDRLKAAQEEIGERAHLFQMDVRNVESVEAMVAFTDSTFGRIDGLVNNAAGNFIVRAEELSPNGWKSVIDIVLNGTFYCSSAVGKYWIEKNQKGAILNMLATYAWDAGPGVVHSAAAKAGVMSLTRTLAVEWGRQYGIRVNGIAPGPIDRTGGAEKLWESEEAAKRTLASIPLGRLGQPEEIAELAAFIMSDKASYMNGEIVTLDGGQWLNQFPF encoded by the coding sequence ATGTTTAACGAAAAAGTCATTATCGTAACGGGTGGATCGAATGGAATGGGGAAGTATATGGCGAAGAAATTCGCAGCTGAAGGTGCACAAGTTATTATTACAGGTAGAGATTTAGATAGGCTGAAGGCAGCTCAAGAAGAAATTGGAGAGCGCGCACACCTATTTCAGATGGATGTGCGGAATGTTGAATCTGTCGAAGCGATGGTTGCTTTTACTGATTCGACATTTGGGCGGATTGATGGACTGGTGAATAATGCAGCAGGAAATTTCATTGTACGGGCAGAGGAGTTATCGCCAAATGGTTGGAAGTCGGTCATTGATATTGTGTTGAATGGTACGTTTTACTGTTCGAGTGCTGTTGGCAAGTATTGGATTGAAAAAAATCAAAAAGGGGCGATTTTGAATATGCTGGCGACTTATGCATGGGATGCCGGTCCTGGGGTTGTGCATTCCGCAGCAGCTAAAGCGGGTGTGATGTCATTAACGCGTACATTAGCTGTTGAATGGGGTAGACAATATGGAATCCGTGTCAATGGCATTGCGCCGGGGCCGATTGATCGTACGGGTGGTGCGGAAAAGCTATGGGAGTCGGAAGAGGCGGCAAAACGCACACTCGCATCGATTCCACTTGGACGTCTCGGGCAGCCAGAAGAAATTGCAGAGCTAGCTGCGTTCATCATGTCTGATAAGGCATCGTATATGAATGGCGAAATCGTCACATTAGATGGTGGGCAGTGGTTGAACCAATTTCCGTTTTAA
- the cbpB gene encoding cyclic-di-AMP-binding protein CbpB: MISVNNRDFLFTPIVDYIISSEKVAHLQVGNNAEHALLVLTKTGYSALPVLDSKYHLKGLLGIGMITDSILGLERIEYERLADLKVDSIMQTDIPYIKTTDRFQKGLDLLINHTFLCVVEEDGTFAGILTRRVILKQFKKYIYSVE; this comes from the coding sequence ATGATTTCTGTAAATAACAGGGATTTTCTTTTTACACCAATTGTGGATTATATCATTTCATCTGAAAAAGTTGCACACCTTCAGGTCGGCAATAACGCAGAGCATGCTCTTCTTGTGTTAACCAAAACTGGTTATTCAGCTTTGCCGGTCCTCGACTCAAAATATCATTTAAAGGGATTGCTTGGAATAGGGATGATTACGGATTCTATTTTGGGGCTTGAACGGATTGAATATGAACGACTCGCCGATTTAAAAGTCGATTCAATTATGCAAACTGATATTCCCTATATAAAGACGACAGACCGATTCCAAAAAGGCTTAGACCTTCTTATCAACCATACTTTCCTTTGTGTAGTGGAGGAAGATGGGACGTTTGCGGGTATATTAACACGACGAGTTATTTTAAAGCAATTCAAAAAATATATCTATTCCGTTGAATAA
- a CDS encoding MDR family MFS transporter has translation MLAMFVGAVEATIVTTAMPAIASDLGGFSRYSWIFSAYLLTSTVTVLIYGKLADLFGRKPILFIGLTIFLIGSILCGFAISMEQLIVFRLIQGLGAGAVMPIATTIVGDIYTTEERAKIQGYLASVWGISAVSGPVIGGLIVQYVNWKFVFWVNVPLGILAILGILLFLHEPKRQNKVSIDYKGAALLTLSLSAILFWLSESGQSFNRISLISMLLIVAGLVLFMLFIKIERQAKDPMMPFVIWKNPVILYANLVSLTTGVILIGISSYLPTFVTGVMEQPAIIAGFTLTAMSIGWPIASSVAGHLLIRYGTFVVSFIGGLSLVLGTMLFVWMNASSGPWWAAMASFFVGIGMGLTSTSFIVTIQGAVSRERRGSATAANMFMRNFGNTIGAALFGAVLNGSLMAHFNKEQADVSLEDINLLLTEENRGILLQEQLFVLQDALDNSLQWVYITVAAFAVISLLLILRIPRGKGLLHDND, from the coding sequence ATGTTAGCGATGTTTGTTGGGGCGGTAGAGGCAACAATTGTAACGACGGCTATGCCAGCAATTGCCTCGGATCTTGGAGGTTTTTCAAGATATAGTTGGATATTTTCTGCTTATTTGCTGACGAGTACGGTCACTGTCCTTATTTATGGTAAGTTAGCTGATTTATTTGGGAGAAAGCCGATTCTATTTATCGGTTTGACAATATTTTTGATAGGCTCTATTCTTTGCGGCTTTGCTATTTCGATGGAGCAGTTAATCGTCTTTCGGCTTATTCAAGGCTTGGGAGCAGGTGCAGTTATGCCAATTGCGACGACGATTGTTGGTGATATTTATACAACCGAAGAACGAGCGAAGATTCAAGGGTATTTAGCAAGTGTTTGGGGAATTTCTGCTGTGTCAGGCCCTGTCATTGGTGGGCTTATTGTTCAATATGTAAATTGGAAATTCGTCTTTTGGGTCAATGTGCCGCTCGGTATTCTTGCTATACTTGGTATCCTATTATTTCTTCATGAACCGAAACGACAGAACAAGGTTTCAATCGATTATAAGGGTGCGGCACTCCTCACTTTATCGCTATCGGCTATTTTGTTTTGGCTCAGTGAAAGTGGGCAATCGTTTAACCGAATTTCCTTAATAAGTATGTTGTTAATTGTTGCGGGTCTCGTATTGTTTATGTTATTTATCAAGATAGAACGACAGGCAAAAGATCCAATGATGCCGTTTGTTATTTGGAAAAATCCCGTTATTTTATATGCGAATCTTGTTTCGCTGACAACAGGTGTTATTTTAATTGGCATATCATCCTATTTACCGACTTTCGTGACAGGCGTCATGGAACAACCTGCGATTATTGCCGGCTTTACATTGACTGCGATGTCAATCGGCTGGCCGATTGCGTCATCCGTTGCCGGACATTTGCTAATCCGTTATGGCACATTTGTTGTGTCATTTATAGGAGGGCTGTCGCTTGTTCTCGGCACAATGCTATTTGTATGGATGAATGCCAGCTCGGGTCCATGGTGGGCGGCGATGGCGAGCTTTTTTGTTGGTATCGGCATGGGATTGACAAGTACGTCGTTTATCGTAACGATCCAAGGTGCGGTCTCTCGAGAACGGCGGGGATCTGCGACTGCAGCAAATATGTTCATGCGAAATTTTGGAAATACAATTGGCGCTGCCCTGTTTGGAGCCGTTTTGAATGGTTCATTGATGGCTCACTTCAATAAAGAACAAGCAGATGTGAGTTTAGAAGATATCAATCTATTGTTGACGGAAGAAAACCGAGGAATATTACTACAAGAACAGCTATTTGTATTGCAAGATGCCTTGGATAATTCCTTACAATGGGTTTATATTACGGTTGCTGCCTTTGCAGTTATTAGTTTGTTGCTTATATTACGGATACCACGTGGAAAGGGGTTATTACATGACAACGACTGA
- a CDS encoding LysR family transcriptional regulator has protein sequence MTTTELEIIKALAEEGNMRKAAERLFLSQPALSQRLQTIEKEWGTLLFIRSQKGLEPTPAGELVIDHARETILKKEETFAMIASMADKVHGTLKIACASIVGQTWLPQVLKEYVQMYPDAKISLMTGWSSEIVKALYEGEAHVGIVRGQVDWKSRKNYLFRDHLYLVDREITSIDELKDTDRPFIQFKSDSNYFMEIQRWWQRHFPKNPGRQITVDQIETCKQLALNGIGYAILPSITLTGDEDVNKMPLLNSEEEFELTRDTWLIGYESSFALKQVDAFAQIVQMHAKRLQKD, from the coding sequence ATGACAACGACTGAACTTGAAATTATTAAAGCGCTCGCTGAAGAAGGCAATATGCGGAAAGCAGCAGAACGGCTATTTTTATCGCAACCGGCACTTTCTCAGCGGTTGCAAACGATTGAAAAAGAGTGGGGAACTTTGTTGTTCATCCGCTCACAGAAAGGGCTTGAACCGACACCAGCAGGTGAATTGGTCATTGACCATGCTAGAGAAACCATTTTGAAGAAGGAAGAGACGTTTGCCATGATTGCCTCAATGGCGGATAAAGTACATGGAACATTGAAAATTGCTTGTGCGTCTATCGTAGGGCAGACATGGCTACCGCAAGTATTGAAAGAATATGTTCAGATGTATCCGGATGCTAAAATTTCGCTTATGACAGGCTGGAGCTCGGAAATTGTGAAGGCTTTGTATGAAGGAGAAGCACATGTGGGCATTGTGCGTGGGCAAGTAGATTGGAAGAGTCGAAAAAATTATTTGTTCCGCGATCATCTTTATTTGGTAGATCGAGAAATTACATCCATTGATGAGTTGAAGGATACAGATCGGCCGTTCATCCAATTTAAAAGTGATTCAAACTATTTCATGGAAATTCAACGCTGGTGGCAGCGCCATTTTCCAAAAAATCCGGGGCGTCAAATTACTGTCGATCAGATCGAAACGTGTAAGCAGCTGGCGCTAAATGGGATTGGCTATGCGATTTTACCGTCCATTACATTGACAGGTGATGAGGATGTCAATAAAATGCCGTTGTTGAACAGTGAAGAGGAGTTTGAGCTGACGCGTGATACGTGGCTGATAGGGTATGAGTCATCATTTGCGTTAAAACAAGTAGATGCCTTCGCACAGATTGTTCAAATGCATGCTAAAAGATTACAGAAAGATTGA
- a CDS encoding ABC transporter ATP-binding protein — translation MIEIKGLTKRYGKFCALDDLNLTLSEGTVFGFVGANGAGKSTTFLILATLLQPTKGDVFINGVSVREKPSEVRKMIGYMPDFFGVYDQLKADEYLDFYGASYGIPEAERKVLIPQLLELVNLSHKRYDYVDLLSRGMKQRLCLARSLIHDPKILILDEPASGLDPRARVEMRDILKTLKKMGKTILISSHILPELAEMCDEIGVIDNGRLIAHGSVAEIQDQLRGERVITARLAGAIEQAIAFFEEEPFVSTIQPLEVGTGLTFVYKGTEEDQVGLLKRAILHDIPLISFMEHVTNLEDVFMEITKGDE, via the coding sequence ATGATTGAAATTAAAGGCCTAACAAAGAGATATGGCAAGTTTTGTGCACTGGACGATTTGAATTTGACGCTGTCGGAAGGAACTGTTTTTGGCTTTGTCGGGGCCAATGGAGCAGGGAAATCAACGACATTTCTCATTTTGGCGACATTGCTCCAGCCGACAAAGGGGGATGTGTTCATCAATGGCGTTAGCGTGCGAGAAAAACCTTCTGAGGTGCGCAAGATGATTGGTTATATGCCGGACTTCTTTGGTGTATACGATCAGTTGAAGGCAGATGAGTACCTTGATTTTTATGGTGCTAGTTATGGTATTCCGGAAGCGGAGCGCAAGGTTCTGATTCCGCAATTGCTGGAGCTGGTCAATCTATCGCATAAGCGTTATGACTATGTTGATTTATTGTCGCGGGGGATGAAGCAAAGGCTCTGTCTGGCACGGAGTCTTATCCATGATCCGAAAATACTTATTCTCGATGAACCGGCATCGGGTCTTGATCCGCGGGCCCGTGTTGAAATGAGAGATATTTTGAAAACGTTGAAAAAGATGGGCAAGACGATTTTGATTTCATCACATATTTTGCCTGAACTTGCAGAGATGTGTGATGAGATTGGTGTCATTGACAATGGGCGGCTGATTGCGCACGGCTCTGTTGCCGAGATTCAGGACCAATTACGCGGTGAGCGAGTCATTACGGCTCGGTTGGCGGGGGCAATAGAACAGGCAATTGCCTTTTTCGAGGAGGAACCATTTGTCTCTACTATTCAGCCATTGGAAGTGGGGACTGGTCTAACATTTGTTTATAAAGGAACAGAAGAAGATCAGGTGGGCCTGTTAAAAAGAGCGATACTGCATGATATTCCTCTCATTTCTTTCATGGAGCATGTCACGAATTTAGAAGATGTGTTCATGGAAATTACGAAAGGAGATGAATAA